One Primulina huaijiensis isolate GDHJ02 chromosome 5, ASM1229523v2, whole genome shotgun sequence DNA segment encodes these proteins:
- the LOC140977628 gene encoding uncharacterized protein encodes MASFNQIPMFSKEDYDDWKTRMQAHLAAQDDDMWYVITDGPMKILKVNTAATITEGVPHMVEKHISEWTAEDKKKANLDNVSKDILYKTLDKNMFAKIKTCTTAKEIWEKLTQLCEGNDQTKENKLTVAIKKFDNVKMKPGETLAEFDERFRNIIIELTSLGKEYSNREIALKVMRALPREWDVKTIAMRESKDLNKLELHDLFADLKAYEFKLGIRTEEDPSTSQQTKALAATTVTLPVEESMSKRSAKQLSNEAMSLFVKKFSKFMRKNQSKINKPCFNKDHTDDGQACFNCGKKGHFIAECNRPRKDEKKQGDRRRSKDNKKFIKKKNQRVLVAEEDKSKWAESESKKSISDESSSESENEIVECLMAKEDQ; translated from the coding sequence ATGGCTTCTTTCAATCAAATTCCGATGTTCTCTAAAGAAGATTATGACGATTGGAAAACTCGCATGCAGGCACATTTAGCAGCTcaagatgacgacatgtggtatgtcatcactgatGGGCCAATGAAAATTCTGAAGGTAAATACAGCTGCAACAATAACTGAAGGTGTTCCTCATATGGTTGAAAAGCACATATCTGAATGGACAGCTGAGGATAAAAAGAAGGCAAATCTTGATAACGTTTCAAAAGACATCCTCTACAAAACTTTAGACAAGAATATGTTCGCCAAAATCAAGACCTGCACTACTGCAAAGGAAATATGGGAAAAACTTACTCAACTATGCGAAGGAAATGATCAGACTAAGGAAAACAAGTTGACTGTGGCTATTAAAAAGTTTGACAATGTAAAGATGAAGCCAGGAGAAACTCTTGCAGAATTTGACGAGCGGTTCCGTAACATTATCATTGAGCTTACTTCACTCGGAAAAGAATATTCCAACAGAGAAATTGCCCTAAAGGTTATGCGAGCTCTTCCCAGAGAATGGGACGTAAAAACTATagcaatgagggaatccaaaGATCTAAACAAACTGGAACTTCATGATCTCTTCGCCGACCTTAAAGCATATGAGTTCAAGCTAGGAATACGAACTGAAGAGGACCCATCTACCTCCCAACAAACAAAGGCCTTGGCAGCTACTACAGTGACTCTTCCTGTCGAGGAATCAATGAGTAAGAGATCGGCCAAGCAATTAAGCAATGAAGCCATgtctttatttgttaaaaaatttagcAAATTCATGCGAAAGAAtcaatcaaaaataaataaaccttGCTTCAACAAGGACCATACTGATGATGGTCAAGCTTGTTTTAACTGTGGAAAGAAAGGGCATTTCATTGCAGAATGTAACAGGCCAAGGAAGGATGAAAAGAAACAGGGCGATAGAAGACGGTCTAAAGACAACAAGAAATTTATCAAAAAGAAGAATCAACGAGTGTTGGTTGCAGAAGAAGACAAAAGCAAATGGGCTGAATCAGAATCAAAGAAATCCATCTCTGATGAATCCTCAAGTGAAAGCGAAAATGAGATAGTAGAATGTCTCATGGCCAAAGAAGATCAATAA